A window from Phalacrocorax carbo chromosome 20, bPhaCar2.1, whole genome shotgun sequence encodes these proteins:
- the SCNN1D gene encoding amiloride-sensitive sodium channel subunit delta has protein sequence MEQEVAREERKEGLIEFYDSFKDMFEFFCKNTTIHGTIRLVCSDSNRMKTAFWTLLLLASFGMLYWQFALMFSQYWAYPVVLTMSMHSEPKMFPAITICNLDPYRFELVSEHLVQLDHMAEESIAFLYGINTSASSFHMNEKNIHVRDLSSIGNLSRSSFKLSQNFSLLRMSDHSNRSGKKDSSVGFRLCNATGGNCFYKTYSSGMDAILEWYRFHYMNIMSQLPVIINISDHEEQIEDMVYSCQYDGEPCRPGDYVHFHHPVFGSCYTFNSKGTDPFWTATKPGVPYGLSLILRAEQKDHIPLLSTVAGVKVMIHNHNQTPFLEHEGFDIRPGIATTIGIQQDEVNRLGGNYGKCTTNGNDVNVKLLYNNSYTLQACLHSCFQHIMVRKCGCGYYYYPLPPGAEYCNYNKQPAWGHCFYQLYNRLRNHHLNCFDQCPKPCRESLYKVSAGTAKWPSAKSQDWIRQALRHQNGYNSTSNRNDIAKVTIFYQQLNYQSVNESPLLSENLLLSSMGSQWSLWFGSSVLSVVEMFELLIDTLVLSLLFCYQRFRSKKTLKVAHTPTIPSVSLTLENYRVVQEEAGKGDDSAHTHPSGVTVAGDNNSDLHLQPLSSKVEMPELCPDVVLNGFRYTKDSSLEGEPHS, from the exons ATGGAGCAGGAAGTGgcaagagaagagaggaaagaaggctTAATTGAGTTTTATGATTCCTTCAAGGATATGTTTGAGTTCTTCTGTAAGAACACAACAATCCATGGCACCATCCGCCTCGTATGCTCAGACAGCAACAggatgaaaacagctttttggaCTCTGCTTTTACTCGCCAGCTTTGGCATGTTATACTGGCAATTCGCCCTCATGTTCAGCCAGTATTGGGCCTACCCTGTTGTCCTGACCATGTCAATGCATTCAGAGCCCAAGATGTTTCCAGCCATTACCATCTGCAATCTGGACCCATACAG ATTTGAACTGGTTAGCGAACATTTGGTTCAATTGGATCACATGGCAGAAGAATCTATCGCTTTTTTATATGGCATCAACACATCAGCCAGCTCATTCCACATGAATGAGAAAAACATCCACGTAAGAGACTTATCAAGCATCGGAAATCTCAGCAGATCTAGCTTCAAGCTGAGCCAAAACTTCTCACTCTTGAGAATGTCTGACCACAGTAAcaggtcagggaagaaggaTTCCAGCGTGGGCTTCAGGCTG TGCAATGCCACAGGTGGGAATTGCTTCTACAAGACCTATTCGTCTGGGATGGATGCAATTCTTGAATGGTACAGGTTTCACTACATGAATATCATGTCCCAGCTGCCAGTTATAATCAACATTTCTGATCATGAAGAGCAAATAGAAGATATGGTCTACTCCTGTCAGTATGACGGGGAGCCCTGCAGGCCCGG TGACTACGTTCACTTTCACCACCCAGTCTTTGGAAGCTGCTATACTTTTAACAGCAAGGGAACAGACCCTTTTTGGACAGCTACAAAACCAGGAGTTCCTTACG GGCTTTCTCTTATCCTAAGAGCGGAGCAGAAGGATCACATCCCACTCTTGTCTACAGTAGCAGGTGTGAAAGTGATGATACACAACCACAATCAGACGCCGTTCCTTGAGCATGAAGGCTTCGACATCAGACCAGGCATCGCAACCACCATAGGCATTCAGCAG GATGAGGTGAATCGCCTGGGTGGCAATTATGGGAAATGCACGACTAATGGCAATGATGTGAATGTTAAACTCCTGTACAACAACTCCTACACCCTGCAG GCTTGTTTGCATTCCTGCTTTCAGCACATAATGGTTCGAAAGTGTGGCTGTGGTTATTACTACTACCCACTGCCTCCCGGTGCTGAATACTGTAACTACAATAAGCAGCCTGCATGGG GTCACTGCTTTTACCAGCTGTACAACCGGCTCAGGAATCATCACCTGAATTGTTTTGACCAGTGCCCCAAGCCTTGCCG GGAATCACTGTACAAGGTGTCTGCTGGGACAGCTAAATGGCCATCAGCGAAGTCTCAG gactgGATCCGCCAAGCTCTAAGGCATCAGAATGGCTATAACTCCACCAGCAACAG GAATGATATCGCCAAGGTGACCATCTTCTACCAGCAACTGAACTACCAGTCTGTGAACGAGTCTCCTCTGCTCTCA GAGAATCTGCTTCTGTCCAGCATGGGAAGCCAATGGAGTCTCTGGTTTGGATCCTCAGTGTTGTCTGTAGTTGAAATGTTTGAGCTGCTTATAGATACGCTAGTCTTGTCCCTCCTCTTCTGCTACCAAAGGTTCAGGTCAAAGAAGACATTGAAAGTAGCTCACACTCCTACCATCCCCAGCGTGAGCTTGACCCTAGAAAACTACCGAGTTGTGCAAGAAGAAGCTGGAAAAGGTGATGATTCCGCTCATACTCACCCTTCTGGAGTGACTGTTGCTGGGGACAACAACAGTGACCTGCATCTTCAGCCACTCTCCAGCAAGGTGGAAATGCCCGAGCTTTGCCCGGATGTGGTGCTTAATGGATTTAGGTACACGAAGGACAGCTCTTTGGAGGGGGAACCGCACAGCTAA